The Actinomadura graeca nucleotide sequence GCGCCGGGCCCGGGGCCCTCCCGGTGAGCATGTGGTAGGTCAGCGCGCCCAGCCCGTACACGTCCGCGCGGACGTCGAGGCCGCCGCCGAACCGCGCCTGCTCCGGCGACATGTAGCCCGGCGTGCCGACCGGCAGCGTGAAGGCGCCGGACGCGTGCGCGAGGGCCTTGGCCAGGCCGAGGTCGGCGATGAGCAGCTTCTCGCCGCCGTCCGCCGTCGACTGGAACAGCACGTTGGACGGCTTGAGGTCGCGGTGGATGACGCCCAGCGTATTGATCACCTCGACGCCGTAGGCGATCTCCTCGGCGAGGGCAAGGGCCTCGTTGACCGGAAGTGGCCGTTCGCGCATGCGATCCGCGAGTGTCCCGCGGTCGGCGTAGGACATGACGAAATAGGGACGCCCATCGGGCAGGTCACCGATGTCGTGGACCCGCACCAGCCGCTCAGAGTCGGCGCGGCGCAGGATCCGGGCCTCCTCCAGGAAACGATTCCGCACGTCCAGGTCGTCGATGAGGCTTCCGGACAGCACTTTTATGGCGACCTGCGACTCAAGTGCGTCGTCGTGCCCGAGCCACACAGACGCGAACGCCCCGGAACCCAGGACGCGATCGATTCGGTAACGGCCGACTGATGGTGGGAAGGACACTCCCGTATCATGCCCAACAAACGGGGTGAGTGTGCGAACGAGCATTGAGGCGCCGCATGGCATTCGATGAAAGGACCGAGGAGCTGGCGGTCAAGGCCGCCCAGGGCGATCAGACCGCCCTCAACGAGCTCCTCCGCAAGATCGAACCGGACGTGCTGCGGCACAGCTCCCGGTTCCTGCCCTGCCGGCAGGACGCCGAGGAGGCGTGCCAGGACGCGCTCCTCCAGGTCGCGCGGAACATCCACCGCTTCGAAGGCCGGTCGCGGTTCAGCACGTGGCTGCACGTCGTCGTCGCCAACTCCGCGCGCTCGACCTACCGTTCGCTGAAGCGCCGGTCCGTCGAACAGGCCGGCGAGCTTCCGCAGCAGCGTCCCGACCCGCGCCGCACCAGCGTCATCGCCGGCTCGCGCGTCGACATCCTGGACGCCATGGAGGACCTGGAGGCCCGCAAGCCGGACCTCATCCAGGCCCTCGTCCTGCGCGACGTCTCCCAGCTGGAGTACGCCGAGATCGCAGAGCAGCTCAAGCTCCCCCTCGGCACGGTGAAGTCCCGCATCCACGAGGCGCGCAAGCAGGTCCGCCAGACCCTGGGCGACTCCTACACCTGATCCGGTCCCGTCCCCCCTTCCTCCGATCCGCACCCCCCTTTCCTCCGTCCGCCGCCCGGCCCGCCGCCGCGCCCCGTCCATGCGGGGTAGATCATCCGGTGGCGGGCGGTCAGAGGTCGGTCATCGCTCGGCAACCATGCTCCAAGAGGCCGTCCCGGGCACGCGCGCGTCCGCCACGATGCCGTGCATGTCTCCAGGCCAGCTCGGTGCCCGTCCCGACCGTCCCATCTTCGTCCTCGGCTGCCCCCGATCCGGGATGGCCCTGCTGCGGCTGATGCTGGACGCGCACCACCGCATCGCGATGCCCGCCGACACCAGGTTCCTCCTGCCCGCCTACACGGCCAGGTGCGAGTTCGGTGACCTGCGCGTCAGGGAGAACAGACATGCGCTGGCGGAGTGGATCATCGGGCGGCGGGAGACCCGGTTCCGGACGCTCGGCCTCGACCCCGCCGAGGTCATCGAGGAGATCGTCGCCGGGCCGCCGACCCTCGGGTCGGCGCTCGCCCTCGTCTTCCGTGCCCACGCGCGCCGGCACGGCAAGCCGCGCTGGGGGGACGCGCGGCCGAGCTACTCGCGGCATGTCGGGCCGCTGCTGCGGATGTTCCCCGACGCGCAGTTCGTCCACCTCATCCGCGACGGGCGGGACTGCGTCGCGTCCCTGGAGGAGGCGCCCTGGTACCGGCAGGACGTCCACCACGCGATCGCGGCGTGGCGCGAGGCCATCGACACCGGGCGGCGGCTCGCGGCGCGTCTGGACTACGACGCCTACTACGAGATCCAGTACGAGCGGCTCGTCGCAGACCCGGCCGATGAACTGATCCGCCTCTGCGGGTTCCTCGGCGAGGAGTTCGACCCGGCGATGACGCGGCCCGAGGATCTCGCCGGGCAGACCGTCCCGGACCGGGCGGACGACCACCGACGGGTTTTGGACGACCGCGTACGGCCCGCAGGAGACCACGCACGGCCCGCAGGAGACCACGCACGGCCCGCAGGAGACCACGCACGGACGGCGGGAGACCACGCACGGACGGCGGACGGCCCCATCACGTCCAGCCGTGTAGGCGCGTGGGCGCAGCGCCTCGACCCTTGGGAGATCAGCCTCGCCGAGGCCGCGTTCGGCGGGCGGCTGGCCGAATACGGCTACGAGCCGAGCGGCCTGCCCCGCCCGCCCGCGGCGCAGCTCGCCCGCTTCGGCAGGACGAGCGCCCACCGCCGTGTGGCTCAGCGCAAGGCCGACCTGCGCGAACGCTGGCAGCGCCACCACGAACCGGGACCGGTCGAATCGCTTCTGATCCTCGAAACATCCGTCCCGGAGCCCTCCGCCTCCTGAGGGGCGCGCCGGAGCGGGTCAGCCGAGGGGGCTGTTGGGCGAGAGAGAGGGTCGCTAGGCGAGGGGCTGTGATTCGGGGAGCTGCTAGTCGAGGGCGCTCAGCTGGTCGGCGAACCAGCGTTGCGGGGGGAGCGCGGTCGCTGCGGCGGCCAGGCGCGCGCAGCGTTCCGCGCGCTGCGCGCGGGGCATGAGGAGGGCCCGGTGCAACGCCTCCGACGTCTGTGACACGTCGTAGGGATTGACCATGAGGGCGTCGTCGGACAGCTCGGCCGCGGCCCCCGCCTCGCGGGAGAGCACGAGCACGCATCCGCGCTCCGCCAGGACGGGACCCTCCTTGGCGACCAGGTTCATGCCGTCCCGGATCGGGTTGACCAGCAGCACGTCGGCGAGCCGGTACGCGGCGAGGGAACGCGGATAGTCGTCGTTGACCTGGAGGACCAGCGGATCCCAGGTCGGCGTGCCGAACTCGTCGGCGATCTGTTTCGCCGTCCGCTGCACCGCCGCCGTGTACTCGCGGTACTCGGGCAGGTCGTAACGCGACGGGTAGGCGAACGCCAGGTGCACGACGCGTCCGCGCCACTCGGGGTGGTTGGCGAGCAGCTCCCGGTATGCGGCCAGGCCCCGCACGATGTTCTTCGACAGTTCCGTACGGTCGACGCGCACGATGAGCTGCCGGTCGCCCACCTGCTCGCGCAGCGCGCGCGCCCGCTCGGCGACATCCTGTTCGGCGGCGCGCCGGCGCAGCGCCCACGCGTCGACGCCGAGGCCGTGGACGCCGATGCGCGTCACGTGCCCGGCGAGGGCGACCGTCCGCGCCGTCCGGTCGACGCGCGCGCCCGGCAGGAACCGCGCGCAGCAGTCGAGGAACGCCTCCGCCCACCGGTCGGTGAGGAATCCGGCGTGGTCGGCGCCGAGGACGCCGTGCAGGATCCGCTCGCCGATGTCGTCCGGGAGGAGGCCGTAGTACTCCGGCGGCGCCCACGGCGTGTGCGAGAAATGCGCGATCCTCAGGTCCGGGCGGCGGTCGCGGAGCATACGCGGCGTGAGCGACAGGTGGTAGTCCTGGATCGCCGCCTTCGCGCCGGGCGCGGCGTCGCGGGCCAGGGCGTCCGCGAAGGCCGCGTTGTACGCCTCGTACGACTGCCAGTCCCGGCGCGCGCGTCCATCGAAATGAGGGCTGCGCGGGGTGTCGTACAGCAGGTGGTGCACGAACCACAGCGTCGAGTTGGCGACGGCGTTGTACGCGCGGTGGAAGGTGGCGGCCGGAATGTCCAGCATCCGGACGGCCGCGCCGCCGGTGTCGTGGCCCGCCCGGTCGAGCCGCCCGTCCGGGGCCTGGCGCGCCGCGGCGCGGTCGGCCTCGCCGAGGGCCGCGCACACCCACAGCACCTCGGGCGGCACCGACGTCTCCGGCGAGGGGCCCGCCGCGTGGGCCCCGCCGGGAGGACGCGACGCCGCGCCGGGCCGTTCGGCGAAGCGCGGCGGCCCCGGATCCCGGAGCGCGCCCGTGACACCGGCGAGACCCGACACCAGCCCGCCGCCCCCGCGCCGCATGGTCAGCGACCCGTTCTCCGAGAGCGAGAACGACACCGGGCCCCGGTTCGACGCCACCAGCACTTGGCTCATACCGGCAGGGTCTCAGCTGGGGCCGGACGGCTTCAAAGTGGCCCGCGGGATAGGACGACCGTAAACGGGGACGTCCCCGATCTACCGGATTAGGGTGATCCGCCCTGGGTAACCGATCGGGATGAGCAGGTCCGAGACGCGCAAGACCGTCCTTGTCGCCGGTGCGGCGAACCTCATCCTCGCGGTCACGAAACTGGTCGCCGGGGTGCTCGCCGGGTCGAGCGCGATGCTCGCCGAGAGCGCCCACTCCGTGGCCGACACCCTCAACCAGGGCTTTCTGTTCGCGTCCCTGCAGCGCAGCGCCCGCCCTCCCGACCGGCGCCACCCGTTCGGATACGGCAACGAGCGCTATTTCTGGTCACTGCTCGCCGCGTTCGGGATCTTCGTCGCGGGCGCCGGGTTCTCCATCTTCGAGGGCATCCTCACGATGACCGGCCATGGCGGCGAGGGGACAAAGGTGTGGCTGGCCTACGCCGTCCTGGCCCTCGCCGCCGTGCTGGAGGGCGCGTCCTGGGTGCGGGCATACACGCAGGCGCGCCGCGAGACCCGCGACAACGGCCGCGACCTCGTCGAGCACGTCCGCCGGACGCCCGACGTCACGTTCAAGGCCGCGCTGTTCGAGGACTCCGCGGCCATGATCGGCCTCGCGTTCGCCGCGGCCGGGCTCACCCTCCGGGAGATCACCGGGTCCGCGTTCTGGGACGGGCTCGCCTCCGTCCTCATCGGGCTGCTGCTCGTCGTCGTCGCGTTCGTCCTCGGCCGCGACAGCATGGGCCTGCTCATCGGCCGGGCCGCCGACCCCGCCGACCTGCGCGTGATCCGCGCCGAGATCGTCGGCGCGCCCGGCGTCACCGGTGTGGACGAGCTCCTCACCATGCACTTCGGCCCCGAGGAGCTGCTCGTCGCCGCCAAGGTCCACTTCTCGGACGACATCAGCGCCGACGAGGCCGAGGACGTCGCGGGCGCGATCGACCGGCGGCTCCGCGAGCGGGTCCCGATCGTCCGCCACGTCTTCCTCGACCCCACCCAGAGCCCGTCCGAGGACCGCGCCCGGGACGCGGGCCCCCCGGGCGACCCCGCGGGCGTGGCCGCCGAACCCCAGGGTGACGGAGGAGCCGGCGTGATCAAGGACGCACCAGGGTAACGTCTGGATCGGGCCGCCCACCTGTCTGGCATCGGGTCGGATCATGTAAAGTTCGCATACGAGCCGATAGCGCTCAAGCGGGGGCACCGTCCTCGCCGACAACTGAATACCGCTCATCCAGAGGGGTGGAGGGACCGGCCCTGCGAAGCCCCGGCAACCACCCGGCTAGTGCGCGCTCGCGATCCTGCGAGGCCGGCCGGGAGATGGTGCCAACTCCGGCCTGCGACCAAGGTGGCGCAGGGAAGATGGGGAGAAAGGCCTCGCCCACATGGCACTCACGCCTGCCGTCGATCTCGGACCCGCTACCGCCCTCGTCTGCCGCGAATGCGGCACCACACGCGATCTCGGCCCGCACTACGCGTGCGAGGAGTGTTTCGGCCCGCTGGAGATCGCCTACGACTTCGGCGGGATCACCCGCGCGGACATCGAGTCCGGGCCCCGCAACATCTGGCGCTACCGCGGGCTGCTGCCCGTCCCCGCCGGTGTCGTGGACACCCCGAACACCGAGCCCGGCCTCACCCGCCTCGTCCGCGCCGA carries:
- a CDS encoding RNA polymerase sigma factor, which codes for MAFDERTEELAVKAAQGDQTALNELLRKIEPDVLRHSSRFLPCRQDAEEACQDALLQVARNIHRFEGRSRFSTWLHVVVANSARSTYRSLKRRSVEQAGELPQQRPDPRRTSVIAGSRVDILDAMEDLEARKPDLIQALVLRDVSQLEYAEIAEQLKLPLGTVKSRIHEARKQVRQTLGDSYT
- a CDS encoding alpha,alpha-trehalose-phosphate synthase (UDP-forming), with protein sequence MSQVLVASNRGPVSFSLSENGSLTMRRGGGGLVSGLAGVTGALRDPGPPRFAERPGAASRPPGGAHAAGPSPETSVPPEVLWVCAALGEADRAAARQAPDGRLDRAGHDTGGAAVRMLDIPAATFHRAYNAVANSTLWFVHHLLYDTPRSPHFDGRARRDWQSYEAYNAAFADALARDAAPGAKAAIQDYHLSLTPRMLRDRRPDLRIAHFSHTPWAPPEYYGLLPDDIGERILHGVLGADHAGFLTDRWAEAFLDCCARFLPGARVDRTARTVALAGHVTRIGVHGLGVDAWALRRRAAEQDVAERARALREQVGDRQLIVRVDRTELSKNIVRGLAAYRELLANHPEWRGRVVHLAFAYPSRYDLPEYREYTAAVQRTAKQIADEFGTPTWDPLVLQVNDDYPRSLAAYRLADVLLVNPIRDGMNLVAKEGPVLAERGCVLVLSREAGAAAELSDDALMVNPYDVSQTSEALHRALLMPRAQRAERCARLAAAATALPPQRWFADQLSALD
- a CDS encoding cation diffusion facilitator family transporter, which codes for MSRSETRKTVLVAGAANLILAVTKLVAGVLAGSSAMLAESAHSVADTLNQGFLFASLQRSARPPDRRHPFGYGNERYFWSLLAAFGIFVAGAGFSIFEGILTMTGHGGEGTKVWLAYAVLALAAVLEGASWVRAYTQARRETRDNGRDLVEHVRRTPDVTFKAALFEDSAAMIGLAFAAAGLTLREITGSAFWDGLASVLIGLLLVVVAFVLGRDSMGLLIGRAADPADLRVIRAEIVGAPGVTGVDELLTMHFGPEELLVAAKVHFSDDISADEAEDVAGAIDRRLRERVPIVRHVFLDPTQSPSEDRARDAGPPGDPAGVAAEPQGDGGAGVIKDAPG
- a CDS encoding sulfotransferase family protein; this translates as MSPGQLGARPDRPIFVLGCPRSGMALLRLMLDAHHRIAMPADTRFLLPAYTARCEFGDLRVRENRHALAEWIIGRRETRFRTLGLDPAEVIEEIVAGPPTLGSALALVFRAHARRHGKPRWGDARPSYSRHVGPLLRMFPDAQFVHLIRDGRDCVASLEEAPWYRQDVHHAIAAWREAIDTGRRLAARLDYDAYYEIQYERLVADPADELIRLCGFLGEEFDPAMTRPEDLAGQTVPDRADDHRRVLDDRVRPAGDHARPAGDHARPAGDHARTAGDHARTADGPITSSRVGAWAQRLDPWEISLAEAAFGGRLAEYGYEPSGLPRPPAAQLARFGRTSAHRRVAQRKADLRERWQRHHEPGPVESLLILETSVPEPSAS